One Dethiosulfovibrio faecalis DNA window includes the following coding sequences:
- the cbiM gene encoding cobalt transporter CbiM, giving the protein MHISEGVLSVPILAAGAALTVGFTAQGLRSMKAEDVPATGIVSAGLFVASLIHVSLGPSSVHLLLNGISGAILGWAIFPACVVALFLQALLFQFGGLAVLGVNVMDMAFPGLIFGALFRLLFVSRGKWALLLGGFLCSAGGVILTALMTAGVLALNGEGFMAAAKLIVWAHIPVALIEGFVGAMAVLFLAKVRPDMIGRKQGELL; this is encoded by the coding sequence ATGCATATATCGGAAGGAGTTCTGTCCGTTCCCATACTGGCTGCGGGAGCCGCCCTGACGGTGGGCTTCACCGCCCAGGGACTGAGGTCCATGAAGGCGGAGGACGTGCCTGCCACGGGAATCGTCTCGGCGGGGCTATTCGTAGCGTCGCTCATACACGTATCCCTGGGTCCGTCCAGCGTGCACTTGCTGCTGAACGGCATTTCCGGGGCCATTCTTGGATGGGCGATCTTCCCGGCCTGCGTGGTGGCCCTTTTCCTCCAGGCCCTGCTGTTCCAGTTCGGAGGGTTGGCGGTACTGGGGGTCAACGTTATGGACATGGCCTTTCCTGGGCTGATATTCGGGGCTCTGTTCAGGCTGCTCTTCGTATCCAGAGGGAAATGGGCTCTGCTGCTGGGCGGTTTTCTGTGCAGCGCAGGAGGGGTCATTCTGACGGCCCTCATGACGGCGGGAGTTCTGGCACTGAACGGCGAGGGCTTCATGGCGGCGGCGAAACTGATAGTATGGGCTCATATCCCGGTAGCCCTGATAGAGGGCTTCGTAGGAGCCATGGCGGTGCTTTTCCTGGCCAAGGTTCGACCGGACATGATCGGAAGAAAGCAAGGTGAACTTCTATGA
- a CDS encoding ABC transporter substrate-binding protein: protein MKKLSFLMLLCLCFATTVSAEEAVKVGTWKTAQTIQPFFYGDYASEDVEVLSFTNPADQKTALLAGSLGMCGTTIAHAIHSASMGQPVVLVASLCNRCSALVVGKDGPIEEISQLRGKRIGYVPGTMHEILLREALTRNGLSPEKDVSLVRIDFFDMGTALARGSIDAFLSGEPFPTLAVADGYGRVLSYPYYDDSVGTINAGMLVTERLIEEDPDMVMDLVRAHVRATEFLRSNPDVWLKKAVSFGTEKEILEKASANIELAWDMDDAFVERVKALGARMEELHVIDRQPDYERLFDLSFVRRVKEEMGF, encoded by the coding sequence ATGAAGAAACTATCCTTTTTGATGCTGCTGTGTCTATGTTTTGCAACTACCGTGTCGGCTGAAGAGGCCGTTAAGGTAGGGACCTGGAAAACCGCCCAGACCATACAGCCTTTTTTCTACGGCGATTACGCCTCCGAAGACGTGGAGGTCCTCTCCTTCACCAATCCGGCTGATCAGAAGACGGCTCTTCTGGCGGGAAGTCTCGGTATGTGCGGCACCACCATCGCTCACGCCATACACTCCGCCTCCATGGGGCAGCCGGTCGTTTTGGTGGCCTCCCTCTGCAACAGGTGCTCCGCCCTGGTGGTGGGAAAGGACGGCCCCATAGAGGAGATCTCTCAGCTCAGAGGTAAAAGGATAGGCTACGTTCCCGGGACTATGCACGAGATACTGCTGAGAGAGGCCCTGACCCGTAACGGCCTGTCCCCGGAGAAGGACGTCAGCCTGGTCAGGATAGACTTCTTCGACATGGGAACCGCCCTCGCCCGAGGGAGTATAGACGCCTTTTTGTCCGGAGAGCCTTTCCCCACCCTAGCCGTGGCCGATGGATACGGTCGTGTACTGTCCTATCCCTATTACGACGATAGCGTGGGGACCATAAACGCCGGGATGTTGGTCACGGAGAGGCTCATAGAGGAGGATCCCGACATGGTGATGGACCTGGTGAGGGCTCACGTCAGGGCCACCGAGTTTTTAAGGTCCAATCCCGACGTATGGCTGAAAAAGGCGGTCTCCTTCGGAACGGAAAAGGAGATACTGGAGAAGGCTTCGGCCAACATAGAACTTGCCTGGGACATGGACGACGCCTTCGTGGAGAGGGTCAAGGCACTCGGCGCCAGGATGGAGGAGCTTCACGTTATAGACCGCCAGCCCGACTACGAAAGGCTTTTCGACCTCTCCTTCGTCCGCAGGGTCAAGGAGGAAATGGGGTTTTGA
- a CDS encoding methyl-accepting chemotaxis protein, translating into MTIGRRFAMLLIILILTLSGIGIAIFFKGGDILKGQVTKTGFETVKGSAETVGQHFDMLAGIIDNIVLAVDQAWRENKREFVQIQDLMVDSLEVNERWGFQDIYFGFEINGDLATSHRFVPPKGFDSRKRSWYLMASKLGRDRVALSEPYMDVVTNKPVIALSKLVYDDEGKLVGCVGADVGIGHLVEFTKKLTILGQGKGILLSTEGMVIAGPIEEDVMTRKLSEKPEADMAELGGKMTDGKSGFMEVNLNGSHTAFYTPTKWGVSLAILYPVSAIAALVHSLTLPLIVISVIALILTLAVVIFTYRGIASPLKKVSDMAGLMKERDLTVDLRSIGYDAKDELGNMITALADMVENIRATIGKITSEADSINQSSSGLAAISEQANASMDEAKRAVEEIAVLAETNAASLEETNAGVEEVSSSAHLAAESATEGTEATESATETSEKAAGLVEVVIEGVESVGRKSDDTIARMNALGESVQQITGFIETINSIADQTNLLALNAAIEAARAGEAGRGFAVVAEEVRKLAEESAKAAGKIDALIGDLQKQTGESISVTKETAEVMKDTVANASEARRGLDETLESIKRVNVAMQNIAATSEEQAASSNEMAGAVDQASKSTVEMAQKVESIKSSTVETAKGSDGVAQEAERLAGLARSIDEELKRFKTESSEIATLKG; encoded by the coding sequence ATGACTATAGGTCGACGATTCGCCATGTTGTTGATAATACTGATCCTAACCCTGTCGGGAATAGGGATCGCCATCTTCTTCAAGGGGGGAGATATCCTGAAGGGGCAGGTGACCAAAACCGGCTTCGAGACCGTAAAGGGGTCGGCAGAAACGGTGGGCCAGCACTTCGACATGCTGGCAGGGATAATAGACAACATCGTTCTGGCCGTAGATCAGGCCTGGAGGGAGAACAAGAGAGAGTTCGTCCAGATACAGGATCTCATGGTCGATTCCCTTGAGGTCAACGAAAGATGGGGTTTTCAGGACATCTACTTCGGCTTCGAGATCAACGGAGACTTAGCCACCAGTCACAGATTCGTCCCCCCGAAAGGGTTTGACTCGAGAAAGAGAAGCTGGTACCTCATGGCTTCCAAGCTGGGCAGAGACAGGGTGGCTCTCTCCGAACCGTACATGGACGTAGTCACTAACAAGCCGGTCATAGCGCTGAGTAAGCTCGTCTACGACGACGAAGGCAAGCTGGTGGGATGCGTCGGAGCCGACGTCGGCATAGGCCACCTGGTAGAGTTCACCAAAAAGCTGACCATACTGGGGCAGGGCAAAGGGATCTTGCTCAGCACCGAAGGGATGGTCATAGCGGGACCGATCGAGGAGGACGTCATGACCAGAAAGCTCTCGGAAAAACCCGAGGCGGACATGGCGGAACTGGGCGGAAAGATGACCGACGGCAAATCGGGCTTCATGGAGGTAAACCTGAACGGAAGCCACACCGCGTTCTACACCCCGACGAAATGGGGGGTATCTCTGGCGATACTCTACCCGGTCAGCGCCATAGCGGCTCTGGTGCACTCTCTGACCCTGCCTTTGATCGTAATATCAGTGATAGCCCTGATACTGACCTTGGCCGTGGTGATCTTCACCTACAGGGGCATAGCCTCGCCTCTCAAGAAGGTCTCCGACATGGCCGGGCTGATGAAGGAACGGGACCTCACGGTGGACCTCCGCTCCATAGGCTACGACGCCAAAGACGAGCTGGGTAACATGATAACGGCCCTGGCGGACATGGTGGAGAACATCCGCGCTACCATAGGCAAGATAACCTCCGAGGCGGACAGCATAAACCAAAGCTCCTCCGGACTGGCCGCCATAAGCGAACAGGCCAACGCCTCCATGGACGAGGCGAAGAGGGCCGTCGAGGAGATAGCCGTTCTGGCCGAGACGAACGCCGCCTCGCTGGAGGAGACCAACGCAGGGGTCGAGGAGGTATCCTCAAGCGCCCATCTGGCGGCGGAATCGGCAACGGAGGGAACCGAGGCGACCGAGTCGGCCACTGAGACGTCGGAGAAGGCGGCGGGGCTTGTCGAGGTAGTCATAGAGGGAGTGGAGTCGGTGGGACGTAAGTCCGACGACACCATAGCCAGGATGAACGCCCTGGGCGAGTCGGTCCAACAGATAACGGGCTTCATAGAGACCATAAACTCCATAGCGGATCAGACCAACCTCCTGGCCCTGAACGCCGCCATAGAGGCAGCCAGAGCGGGAGAGGCCGGAAGGGGTTTCGCCGTGGTGGCGGAGGAGGTCCGAAAGCTGGCGGAGGAATCGGCCAAAGCCGCTGGAAAGATAGACGCCCTCATAGGGGATCTCCAGAAACAGACAGGCGAGTCCATATCGGTGACCAAGGAGACAGCCGAGGTGATGAAGGACACCGTCGCCAACGCCTCCGAGGCCAGAAGGGGACTGGACGAGACTCTGGAGAGCATAAAGAGGGTAAACGTGGCCATGCAGAACATCGCCGCCACCTCGGAGGAACAGGCGGCATCGTCCAACGAGATGGCCGGAGCCGTCGATCAGGCATCCAAGTCCACGGTGGAGATGGCCCAGAAGGTGGAATCCATAAAGTCCTCCACCGTAGAGACCGCTAAGGGCTCCGACGGGGTGGCCCAGGAGGCGGAGAGACTGGCTGGACTGGCCCGGTCCATAGACGAAGAGCTGAAGAGGTTCAAGACGGAAAGCTCGGAAATAGCCACTCTGAAAGGATAA
- a CDS encoding energy-coupling factor ABC transporter ATP-binding protein, with translation MRSLELRELSFHYREEAPVLKDLSLCLTDEDRLALTGPNGSGKTTLFRVTMGLLKPQRGYIALDGKEISDDEDWRQLRREVGMVFQDPDDQLFCPTLLEDVAFGPMNMGIKRKEAGELSLSTLRALGIENLADRPPYSLSGGQKKLGALATVLSMSPSFILLDEPSAGLDDDAVERLITALRNFSGGYLIASHEPDFLRRVTSSEIKIGHPSYRGTNSMP, from the coding sequence TTGAGATCTCTTGAATTGAGGGAGCTCTCCTTTCACTACAGGGAGGAAGCCCCGGTGCTTAAGGACCTCTCCCTTTGCCTTACCGACGAGGACAGACTGGCCCTGACCGGCCCCAACGGCTCGGGCAAGACCACCCTCTTCAGGGTTACCATGGGACTGCTGAAACCCCAAAGGGGATATATAGCTCTGGACGGAAAGGAGATCTCCGACGACGAGGACTGGCGCCAACTGAGGCGAGAGGTCGGAATGGTCTTCCAGGACCCGGACGACCAGCTGTTCTGCCCCACCCTCCTGGAGGACGTGGCATTCGGGCCGATGAACATGGGGATCAAGCGAAAGGAAGCCGGGGAGCTGTCCCTCTCGACCCTCCGGGCCTTGGGAATAGAGAATCTGGCGGACCGACCTCCCTACAGCCTGTCCGGAGGACAGAAGAAGCTCGGGGCCCTGGCGACGGTGCTGTCCATGTCGCCTTCGTTCATATTGCTGGACGAGCCTTCGGCGGGGCTGGACGACGACGCCGTCGAGAGGCTGATAACGGCCTTGAGGAATTTTTCCGGAGGTTATCTGATAGCCTCTCACGAACCGGACTTCCTCCGCAGGGTGACCTCCTCGGAGATTAAGATAGGCCATCCTAGTTATCGGGGCACTAACTCGATGCCATAG
- the cbiQ gene encoding cobalt ECF transporter T component CbiQ, with protein MSDSPLGRIDPRWKILLAFAVAIVVSFSREIHSSALLLGYGVFLAFLGRLSPKETLKRLGAVNGLLITLWLTLPLTTGGETVRLAGLDLSLEGIDLAGNITLKSSAMVLVLMALLGTSQTHLVMRGLKELGLSTKLVTLLHFCSRYIHVITDENRRIHEAAALRGYRPGITPRGLRTTASMVASLLVKSYDRSVRVNDALLLRGFDGTFPSVHEPSRAALPDLAWFGGIVVLFGGCLVF; from the coding sequence GTGTCTGATTCCCCTTTAGGGAGAATAGACCCCCGCTGGAAGATCCTCCTCGCCTTCGCCGTGGCCATCGTGGTCTCCTTCTCCAGAGAGATCCACAGCTCGGCCCTTTTGCTGGGCTACGGAGTATTTCTGGCGTTTTTAGGACGACTGTCGCCGAAGGAGACCCTGAAAAGACTGGGAGCCGTAAACGGACTGCTGATAACCCTGTGGCTGACCCTGCCTCTGACCACCGGAGGCGAGACGGTAAGGCTGGCCGGACTGGATCTGTCGTTGGAGGGCATCGACCTGGCGGGGAACATAACCCTCAAAAGCTCCGCCATGGTGCTGGTGCTGATGGCCCTGCTGGGGACCAGCCAGACCCATCTGGTGATGAGAGGCCTGAAAGAGCTTGGCCTGTCCACGAAGCTGGTGACATTGCTCCACTTCTGCTCCCGATACATACACGTCATAACCGACGAGAACAGGCGCATCCACGAGGCGGCAGCCCTACGAGGCTACAGACCGGGAATAACCCCGAGAGGACTGAGGACCACCGCCTCGATGGTAGCCTCTTTGCTGGTTAAGAGCTACGACCGATCGGTCCGGGTAAACGACGCACTGCTCTTACGGGGCTTCGACGGCACGTTCCCGTCGGTGCACGAGCCTTCCAGGGCGGCCCTTCCTGACCTGGCGTGGTTCGGAGGCATCGTGGTCCTTTTCGGGGGGTGTCTGGTCTTTTGA
- a CDS encoding ABC transporter permease, whose product MTKRSRASAFLPWIVPTCLLGAWFWVCRTGIVPTYLLPDPMDIGRSAWVYLFGEVGSAPYAGRFVTDLSASTGRVAMGFVAAVVFGIPMGVVSGRVPIVRSLLGTTVNGLRSVPGISWLPLAMVWFGVGMKTTVFLVALASFFPVYVNTAIGAGNVDFILYQVGATMGVGRIRGVFDILLPAAMPQIMSGLRLGLGTSWAYLVLGELTGVPFGLGALIMDARMMGRIDMIIVGIVVIAAMGRLSDLLLSSAMRFFFRSARRMA is encoded by the coding sequence TTGACCAAAAGGTCCCGGGCCTCTGCTTTTCTGCCCTGGATCGTTCCGACATGTCTTCTGGGAGCCTGGTTCTGGGTATGCCGCACCGGAATAGTCCCGACTTATCTGCTGCCCGACCCGATGGACATAGGAAGATCCGCTTGGGTCTACCTGTTCGGCGAGGTCGGATCCGCCCCATACGCCGGGAGATTCGTTACCGATCTATCGGCCAGCACCGGGAGGGTCGCCATGGGATTCGTCGCCGCGGTCGTCTTCGGGATACCTATGGGCGTGGTTTCCGGCAGGGTCCCGATCGTCAGGAGCCTGTTGGGAACCACCGTAAACGGACTCCGTTCCGTGCCGGGAATAAGCTGGCTGCCTCTGGCCATGGTGTGGTTCGGCGTGGGCATGAAGACCACCGTCTTCCTCGTCGCGTTGGCGTCGTTTTTCCCCGTGTACGTCAACACCGCCATTGGAGCGGGGAACGTCGATTTCATACTCTACCAGGTAGGTGCCACCATGGGAGTCGGCAGGATAAGGGGCGTCTTCGACATACTGCTGCCCGCAGCCATGCCCCAGATAATGAGCGGTCTCAGACTGGGTCTTGGAACCTCCTGGGCGTATCTGGTTTTAGGGGAGCTGACCGGAGTTCCCTTTGGCCTGGGTGCCCTCATAATGGACGCCAGGATGATGGGAAGGATAGACATGATAATAGTCGGCATAGTGGTCATAGCCGCTATGGGAAGGCTGAGCGATCTGCTGCTGTCTTCGGCCATGAGGTTTTTCTTCCGCTCGGCCCGGAGGATGGCGTGA
- a CDS encoding radical SAM protein, producing the protein MTWKIAPKTGEILKKGSDGSGIDRDEALYLMALPLRSKDTYALMEAADTLSRETFGNKGENHFHIGLNVAPCPLNCSFCSLTVKAGIFKESIDFSDDQILEWARYGESRKADSLNLMTTGNFPMERLLHVGRLLRDNVDVPLVANTRDITHEEGEALLEAGFVGAYHAVRLGEGRDTPLKRDKRIETIKVLKDVGLRWMNCVEPVGPEHEAEEIVDLMFLARDYGATYSGVMRRVNFPGSPMEKYGMITEREMARMVAVSRLVMGTVPKAHCTHEPNALSLIAGGNLLFPEVGSSPRDGEADTGKGRGNTVENCAGIHLETGWDPTVKSNCFA; encoded by the coding sequence ATGACTTGGAAAATAGCGCCTAAAACAGGGGAAATATTGAAGAAGGGCTCGGACGGCTCGGGAATCGACAGAGACGAGGCTCTCTATCTTATGGCCCTTCCCTTGAGATCCAAGGACACCTACGCCTTGATGGAAGCTGCCGATACCCTCTCCAGGGAGACCTTCGGCAACAAGGGGGAGAATCATTTCCACATAGGGCTGAACGTGGCTCCCTGTCCTCTCAACTGTAGTTTCTGCTCCCTGACAGTGAAGGCCGGGATCTTCAAGGAGTCTATAGACTTCTCCGACGATCAGATTCTGGAGTGGGCGAGATACGGTGAATCCCGCAAGGCCGATTCGCTGAACCTCATGACCACCGGAAACTTCCCGATGGAACGGCTCCTCCACGTGGGCAGGCTCCTTCGGGACAACGTCGACGTTCCCCTGGTGGCAAACACCAGAGACATAACCCACGAGGAGGGAGAGGCCCTCCTGGAGGCCGGTTTCGTAGGGGCTTATCACGCCGTGCGGCTGGGCGAGGGCAGGGATACCCCTCTAAAAAGGGATAAGAGAATCGAGACCATCAAGGTCCTCAAAGACGTGGGGCTGAGATGGATGAACTGCGTGGAGCCTGTGGGGCCGGAGCACGAGGCGGAGGAGATAGTCGACCTTATGTTCCTGGCAAGGGATTACGGGGCCACCTACAGCGGAGTAATGAGAAGGGTCAACTTTCCCGGTTCTCCCATGGAAAAATACGGCATGATAACCGAGAGAGAGATGGCCAGGATGGTGGCGGTGTCCCGGCTGGTGATGGGAACCGTTCCGAAGGCCCACTGCACCCACGAGCCCAACGCCCTCTCTCTGATAGCCGGGGGCAACCTCCTCTTTCCCGAGGTGGGGTCCAGCCCCAGAGACGGGGAGGCCGACACGGGCAAGGGAAGGGGAAACACCGTCGAAAACTGCGCCGGTATCCACCTGGAGACCGGATGGGATCCGACCGTAAAATCGAACTGTTTCGCCTAA
- a CDS encoding ABC transporter ATP-binding protein → MSRLNGTGPAALSVRGVCKTFLEKGGELDVLSDVSFDIEKGELVCVLGPSGCGKSTLLKIVAGLESPDRGDVSVDGRAVSGPGRDRCVVFQEDALFPWLTVAENVAFGAKGRMAKSELRSEVKRHLEMTGLSRFADYLPREISGGMKQRVALARVLILKPKVLLMDEPFGALDAQTREAMQELLLSLIEDHSYTVMFITHDVGEAAAIADRVIVMDRSPGGIKAFLSTDGLDPAEVRAELRSIMKAR, encoded by the coding sequence GTGAGCCGCCTGAACGGGACGGGACCGGCCGCTCTGTCGGTCCGAGGGGTCTGCAAGACCTTTCTGGAAAAAGGCGGCGAGCTTGATGTCCTCTCGGACGTGAGCTTCGATATAGAAAAAGGCGAGCTGGTCTGCGTTTTGGGGCCGAGCGGTTGCGGAAAGAGCACCCTGCTGAAGATAGTGGCGGGTCTTGAATCCCCCGACCGGGGAGACGTGTCGGTGGATGGTCGGGCCGTATCTGGGCCGGGACGGGACAGATGCGTGGTCTTTCAGGAAGACGCCCTCTTTCCCTGGCTTACGGTGGCGGAGAACGTGGCCTTCGGGGCGAAGGGAAGGATGGCCAAGTCGGAGCTGAGGTCCGAGGTGAAGCGGCATCTCGAGATGACCGGACTGTCCCGTTTCGCCGATTACCTTCCCAGAGAGATATCCGGTGGCATGAAGCAGAGGGTCGCTCTGGCCAGGGTCCTGATACTGAAGCCCAAGGTCCTGCTGATGGACGAGCCCTTCGGCGCCCTGGACGCCCAGACCAGGGAGGCCATGCAGGAATTGCTTCTTTCCCTTATAGAGGACCATTCCTACACCGTGATGTTCATAACCCACGACGTGGGCGAGGCCGCCGCCATAGCCGACCGGGTGATCGTGATGGATAGATCTCCGGGCGGGATCAAGGCATTCTTGTCCACCGACGGTCTCGATCCGGCGGAGGTTCGAGCCGAGTTGCGGTCGATCATGAAGGCTCGGTGA
- a CDS encoding TIGR04283 family arsenosugar biosynthesis glycosyltransferase, with product MDRVVAFVKWPEPGKAKTRLIPALGAHGASDLHRRMAERTLSSIRRGARMARCSSEIRSTGSDPDRFRNWLGEDLSVRDQGDGDLGSRMELSVLDALEEGVKKVLIVGTDCPDVDPSFIPRVMRLLDDYPVVMGPASDGGYYCLGIDLDSVGKRACGLFHGVPWSSERTGRATLERARSLGLEVASLPVLSDVDRPEDLAVWNRARRKISVVIPTLNEKDSISRAVRSALGAMDVEVIVSDGGSTDGTVEAAELCGARVVRSSRGRAAQMNAGAEATSGDLLLFLHGDSVLPWGYSGSVRKVLSDERVSLGAFSLRIGLCGELKDPEFRSSMATISFWANARSRWLSLPYGDQGLFLRRSVFLDLGGFPEMPLLEDVSLVRSASRAGKVTTLSREVRTSARRWKRLGVARTSLRNFMIMLAWGMGISPSRLAAWYRAGSSIKGGS from the coding sequence TTGGACCGAGTTGTAGCTTTCGTCAAATGGCCCGAGCCGGGAAAGGCCAAGACCAGGCTTATACCTGCTTTGGGAGCCCATGGCGCGTCGGATCTCCACCGTCGGATGGCGGAAAGGACCCTGTCTTCCATAAGGCGTGGAGCGAGGATGGCCAGATGTTCCTCGGAAATCAGGTCCACCGGTTCGGACCCCGATCGCTTTCGGAACTGGCTCGGCGAAGATCTTTCCGTCAGGGACCAGGGGGACGGCGACCTGGGAAGCAGGATGGAGCTTTCGGTTTTGGACGCCCTCGAAGAAGGCGTGAAAAAGGTGCTGATCGTGGGAACCGACTGTCCCGACGTGGATCCGTCTTTTATACCCAGGGTCATGAGGCTGCTCGACGATTACCCCGTAGTGATGGGACCGGCCTCCGACGGAGGATATTACTGTCTCGGCATAGACCTTGACTCCGTCGGAAAGAGGGCCTGCGGCCTCTTTCATGGGGTTCCCTGGAGTTCCGAAAGGACGGGCCGAGCCACGTTGGAGAGGGCCCGTTCCCTGGGTCTTGAGGTGGCCAGCCTTCCGGTCTTGAGCGACGTCGACAGGCCGGAGGACCTGGCCGTGTGGAATAGGGCCCGTCGAAAGATATCGGTGGTGATACCGACCCTGAACGAAAAGGACTCTATATCCCGTGCGGTACGTTCCGCCCTGGGAGCTATGGACGTGGAGGTCATAGTCTCCGACGGAGGCAGCACCGACGGCACGGTGGAAGCGGCCGAGCTTTGCGGCGCGAGGGTGGTTCGGTCTTCCCGGGGCAGGGCTGCTCAGATGAACGCGGGGGCCGAAGCCACCTCGGGAGATCTCCTGCTGTTTCTGCACGGCGACAGCGTCCTTCCCTGGGGATACAGCGGATCGGTCCGTAAGGTTTTGAGCGACGAAAGGGTTTCTCTAGGGGCCTTCTCCCTTCGGATAGGGCTGTGCGGCGAGCTGAAAGACCCCGAGTTCCGCTCATCTATGGCGACTATCTCCTTCTGGGCCAACGCCAGGTCCAGGTGGCTGTCTCTGCCCTATGGAGACCAGGGCCTTTTCCTTCGCAGGTCGGTTTTTCTCGACCTGGGGGGCTTTCCCGAGATGCCCCTGCTGGAGGACGTGTCGCTGGTGAGGTCAGCCTCGAGGGCTGGTAAGGTCACGACCCTTTCAAGGGAAGTACGTACCTCCGCCCGCCGCTGGAAAAGGCTGGGCGTGGCCAGGACCTCCTTGCGCAATTTCATGATAATGCTCGCTTGGGGAATGGGAATCTCTCCGTCAAGGTTGGCGGCCTGGTACAGGGCCGGAAGTTCCATAAAAGGGGGATCGTAA
- a CDS encoding TVP38/TMEM64 family protein: protein MKGNSRVRLAIVIGGLLTLFVVFRMCGIDKSWFTEEHLRSFGPMAPAVFTAMFAVAVILAVPGGPITILAGSLFGVFYGTVVVSAGSTLGAAAAFLIARYAARDQVSRWLARNPRFVKLDDMIREKGFLVIAIVRLIPLFPFNLVNYGMGLTSVSFGYYVLMSWLCMLPGTVLYVAGGDVFKRALMEGCVPWRTVSLCVVILICLTVGYLGLRGSLSEKRGE, encoded by the coding sequence ATGAAGGGTAACTCCAGGGTGAGGCTTGCAATAGTAATCGGAGGACTGTTGACCCTGTTCGTGGTCTTTCGGATGTGCGGCATAGACAAAAGCTGGTTTACCGAGGAGCACCTTCGTTCGTTCGGGCCGATGGCTCCGGCGGTGTTCACCGCCATGTTCGCCGTGGCTGTGATTCTGGCCGTTCCAGGCGGGCCTATAACGATCCTGGCAGGCAGCCTTTTCGGCGTGTTTTACGGAACCGTCGTGGTCTCAGCGGGGTCTACTCTGGGAGCGGCGGCGGCCTTTCTGATAGCCCGATACGCGGCCAGGGATCAGGTCTCCCGATGGCTGGCCCGAAACCCTAGATTCGTGAAGCTGGACGACATGATCCGAGAGAAGGGTTTCCTCGTCATTGCGATAGTGAGGCTCATCCCCCTCTTTCCCTTCAACCTGGTGAACTACGGGATGGGGCTGACGTCGGTCTCTTTCGGGTATTACGTGCTGATGTCGTGGCTGTGCATGCTCCCGGGGACGGTCCTCTACGTGGCCGGAGGGGACGTCTTCAAGAGGGCTCTGATGGAGGGGTGCGTACCCTGGCGAACCGTCAGTCTCTGCGTGGTGATACTGATATGCCTGACGGTGGGCTATCTCGGCCTCAGAGGTTCGCTGAGCGAAAAGAGGGGAGAATAA
- a CDS encoding (Fe-S)-binding protein: MKLNEAVCPELRVFADKCVDCGLCLKGCIMSDQLEEGPGKVVSHFLKNGVIEDDWAFRCSLCGYCSSVCPVGADLRSVMTALRKRACAKPSLKMRKLFAGVLAFQFMAAWEHMGTPPVFPKGKGRRLFFPGCALASSDPELVLMTWRELRSLDSDMGIMVGCCGTPAASLGRDDVAEGIRSELAKTLMSCGVEEIVVACPNCLKALSSLPVKVSSIWGCLGGNGSLSGSRHAELEGAMFHSPCPLRDDERELAEVERLAEEVCPSIRTDPYGSKGGLCCGAGGMVPIVHPEVLSSWSERISRYRRNGETVVCCCQSCVDSLGGGDSDVVHLLRLMLGGASPPPPTGLSRWTNRRKLRRAILDDVE; the protein is encoded by the coding sequence TTGAAGTTGAACGAGGCCGTTTGCCCGGAATTACGGGTTTTCGCCGATAAGTGTGTTGATTGCGGACTGTGTCTCAAGGGATGCATTATGTCCGACCAGTTGGAAGAGGGGCCGGGGAAGGTAGTATCGCATTTTCTTAAAAACGGCGTGATCGAGGACGACTGGGCCTTCCGTTGTTCCCTTTGCGGCTACTGTTCCAGCGTCTGTCCCGTCGGAGCGGACCTAAGGTCCGTCATGACCGCCCTCAGAAAGAGGGCCTGTGCGAAGCCGTCCTTAAAAATGAGAAAGCTTTTCGCCGGGGTCCTCGCGTTTCAGTTTATGGCGGCCTGGGAACATATGGGAACGCCTCCGGTCTTCCCGAAGGGTAAGGGGCGTAGGCTGTTTTTCCCGGGGTGCGCCTTGGCGTCCTCCGATCCGGAGCTGGTGCTGATGACCTGGAGGGAGCTTCGTTCCCTGGATTCCGACATGGGCATCATGGTCGGTTGCTGCGGAACTCCCGCCGCGTCTCTCGGGCGAGACGACGTTGCCGAAGGGATAAGGTCCGAATTGGCTAAAACCCTGATGTCCTGCGGGGTCGAGGAGATCGTGGTGGCCTGTCCGAACTGTCTGAAGGCCCTGTCGAGCCTTCCCGTGAAGGTGTCGTCCATATGGGGTTGTCTGGGAGGTAACGGATCCCTGTCCGGATCTCGACATGCCGAGTTGGAGGGGGCCATGTTCCACTCTCCCTGTCCCCTCAGGGACGACGAAAGGGAGTTGGCCGAGGTCGAGAGACTGGCGGAAGAGGTCTGCCCGTCCATACGCACCGATCCCTACGGTTCGAAGGGCGGACTTTGCTGCGGGGCGGGGGGAATGGTTCCCATCGTCCATCCCGAGGTACTGTCGTCCTGGTCCGAGAGGATATCCCGCTACAGACGTAACGGTGAGACGGTGGTCTGCTGCTGTCAGAGCTGCGTGGACTCTCTGGGGGGAGGCGACTCCGACGTGGTGCATCTCCTGAGGTTGATGCTGGGCGGTGCTTCGCCGCCTCCTCCTACGGGATTGTCCAGATGGACCAACCGCAGGAAACTGAGAAGGGCGATACTCGACGACGTTGAATAA